One Stigmatopora argus isolate UIUO_Sarg chromosome 19, RoL_Sarg_1.0, whole genome shotgun sequence genomic window, GGCGCCGACGCCAATAGTTCGGTGCTAGTCACGCTTCGGTGAGGTCATTCCTGGCACACGTTGGCGTGAGACAAAATCTCAGCAACCCTCCCAAGGTTGTGATGGCTGGCAACACCCTTGACATACATTTAACGTACAAGCGCCATTTGAAATGCGGTTGCGACGACAGATGGAAAGCAGTCGACGTGTGCTGGACGTCTATAGGAGGGCATAATGGAGCGTGATTAAAGTCATAAATAATCCTGCACAATAAAGCTATAAACGGCATACGTGGGCCTCCAGGTGGCGAAAGATGTGTGACAGGACTATTTGTGGGGCCTCAGGATACTCAATACCTTCAAGTATGTGATGGCtgcttgactttaaaaaaattcacagaaaaaaatggtaattgAAGTATCTGCTGTTGAGTTAGAATTACTAAATGAACTTGTTCTATGTATGAAAAATGGAATCATTCTGTCTGTATATTTTGCAGTTATAATATAGCCACATTGGAATACTACAAAATCTTTTTATAAATTGAAGTCAAAATTTGGGGATTATTACAGAAACAATGACAAGCAAATAAAACTAGATACCACTCATTAATTTAAGGTAAATGGCATAAATCAGCAGTGAATACTTactgtgtttgtttttaaacgtaaattaaataaatgtgattttctAAATCTGCACTCTGGtataattcaattttaaacaACATCATTATAGGGAACAAAAACGATGGCCTTTTTGAGACGCTAAAACACTAATTTAAAAAGGAGTAGATTTGACCTAACAGCGATgatcaaaatacttcaataaaTGTGACTAAACATCAGTCGTGCTATTTTTCGCAATTGTCTCAATTGAGTCATTTTCAATCTACCGCCATTattctaaatattaaaaaaggtgACACTCCCCGAGGATTGCACTTAATGTTCCTCTGTATTTAAACAACTTGAAGGGCAGACGTGGCTTTGACAGCATGTGTGAAATGTTCATGCCTGTCTGTTGCCCTATCATATATTCCTGTCCTGGATATATACGCAGCACATACATCACATAGCGTTTACTGCCGACTTGGAGCACTCGGCGACCTCTCTTAGCATTCTGTTATTTTGACTGGGCTATCCCATTGTGTCATGGTCCTTTTCTTAAACGCCAGTACATCAAATGTCTGCTGTCCCAAAAATGATCCATGACCCGCCCGACCCCGCCAATTCCACTCCATCCTCCTCCCAATATGTTCTTTGCATGCAAGCGTGTATCTAATTTTAGCAGTTTGTACGTACCAATTCACACATTAGAAACTACAAAAATATCTGCAGAAACTCATAatgcttttcattcattaaaacaGAAGGTACATcgtgtatatataaaaacataaaactgCCCCATTTgaataacaaataaaacaatgcaaaacaagGGAATAAAAATGGTGACCAATAAGCACATTGAATGATCTAActcattttttccattaaaatataaaatatataccaCAATGACGAAATTGCCCAATAATTCTAAATGTTTTCATTAGCACCCTCTTGTGGGGGCATCATACATTTACAGCATGTTATTCAATCAAAACAATTTTCAGTCAATTAAATTGATAAAAATGCATGGTTTGTAAATTTGCCTCACAATTCATAGTAAGAAATCAACTCTAAAATGTATGTTCAGTCACTTGCACAGGGCATCTGTGTGGGAGGGCTTACTTACCGTATTGtacaaaaaacacataaaaacaatttaaaaaaattaagaatccTGACTTACCGCTGCTGTGGAAGCTGAAGATGAAGCTTTGAAGTGGAGACTGGTTGGACTGTACACTTTTCCAGACAATATAACAACACAAGCTGGACTGTACACTTATCCTCTCAATATTACACAAGCtgtcaaaaaatataaatgttcatGAGTAAACTAGCACTGTAAGGAATGGAATTAATGTTAACAGAATGGCTTGGAATCGTGTTATAACTAAACCATTTGAGAATAAGTTAGCTAGTTCAGTTATTGCTCCAAAATGCTtaagattaaaaattacaatggcATATGATGACAAAAATACTTCTGAAAATTATGTTaggatagatttttttaaatacacttttCTAGCTAGCATTACTGGCaagaaagaacaacaaaaatgttcCAGTGCAGGAAATGCTGCAAACATTTTTAATGGATGACAAATTTGGGGATTTCTTCATACAAATCCATTTTCAAGAATATCAAGAACCTAATCATATGTGatttattatataaatataaaataaacaaaataaaatccaaaacaaaacatccaTACAAGAAAAATTAAGTATGCCTGTACAACAATCGATAAAAAACCAAATCCAAGAAAGCAGGAGAAAAAGATGGCagcaatgaatgaatggacttCATCCTCTGGCACTTTTCAACACTTTCTGTCAtgacataaaataaatcaaaatttgaattaacatCCCTAGGTTTAAGGATCTTTTATGCTAGTCATCTAATAGTAATATACTCTACTATTCtctatgttacaccctgcatttgatcttgaaacACGGGGGAATAATTACAACAGTGAGACGTTGttgtttcctcaatccaactttttactgtaatgattccaAATCCCCGTGCCTCAAACcatgtgctaagacatcaataatcgaatgccgatattctttaacatgccacacgcTTGTCATatgaacaccgatacacacatccaATCCTAACTTGTTgtaccttctttacatgcaatcgttaataaatcaaacactctagcatgtcacactaataaatcaaaaactctagcatgtcacatctACTACGAATCAAGTATACTTTGGGAAAGTACAGGAAGTACAGTACTTTGAGCACCTCTGAATAAAGTACATACCTTCGCGACGGCTTTTACATGATGAGCTCGTATGATCGTGGATTTCTCCTCAAATGCTTTAGTTCTGGCCTCTTGTGCCAAATTGTTGAgaaaaagcaaagtaacaagctCCAGCTGCAAACAAACAATTTAGTACAGTAGGCAAAGTCCGCACACGCCTGTTACTAATAGCGTCTTACCATTGCTTCGGACGCCATCCTCACATTAACGTGACCTTTCATCTTTGATTTAAcagtttgtttaattcttgGTGCTTTGTCCAACATATTCGATCGGATCgtttttggaaaaagaaataaaaaacaaatgtttccaGACGATTTCAAATCAACGCGCTTTCGAAGGCTTCTGCAGAGACTTCCGGGATGGTTGATTCTTCCTCTACGGTTGCTTCTTCTTCTACGGATTGTTACTTTGCTTGGCATCTGGAACTTTCTGAGAAAGCctaaaagtaataataaatataatgggTTGAGttataatttttaatttatttaatctaTGATGTTTCGGATGGAGCAGGGTATTTAGATTTGAATTTAATCCCCAAACTGcgcttttgttttcatattaTAGATGGCGCTGTAGGTTGCCTTGGATTTGAAACGTGACGCTTTCGCTTTGGGGGCGTAGAATAAGAAACAGACATGGCAGCCCCCACTGACAACATGAAGATGCTccagtttttaaaattaattgggCAACTTAAAGTAAGACACGGTCACTTAATAGTTGGTCCATTACATTCATTTTAGATCGGAATTGTTTTAACAGGATAGTGTCTGTTATGATCAAATGTAGAGGTACCTGGCTCAGAAATTATGAAAATTACCCAATATTATTGCATAAATTGCGTATTGTTGGTGTATAACTTAAAATACAAAACTACAAAATATttctaataaaaaatatgacgttcaaatgacatttttgaacACCAGAATGCATTGGTTCAGACTAAATTGCATACATGACTTAAATTTGTCCCATAAAATTGTATGGATTTTTCAGAAATATGCACGAACTAACTATGTTATATTTCTGCAGAGGGTGCCACGGACAGGCTGGGTATACAGGAATGTTAAGGACCCAGAAAGCGTGTCAGACCACATGTATCGGATGGCCCTGATGTCTTTGCTCATCACAGACCCCACAGTGGATAAGGACAAGTGAGTTAGTTTGCAATCTGAAGTCAACTCAGTTATATAAATGATTCCGCATCTTTCCTTGTTTTTAGATGTATCAAGTTGGCCCTGGTTCACGACATGGCCGAGTGCATTGTCGGCGATCTGACGCCATCAGACAACGTCAGCAAAGATGAGAAACACCGCCGGGAAGAGGTGAACAAGCCCCGAAGCTCTATTTCTTTTCtatattaaaatgcattttctttcagGCAGCCATGAAGCAACTATCAAGCCTCACACCGGATAACTTGGGACAGGAGATATTTGCACTATGGGAGGTATACGTTTGTTTTAGCACTATTTGATCGGATTGAACTTGCTCGTTGGTGGTCAAATAACAGCATTTTCCGGCATTTAGGAATACGAGCACAAAAGCAGTGCGGAGGCCAAGTTAGTGAAAGAATTTGACCGTCTGGAGATGATTCTGCAGGCTCACGAGTACGAAGAGCTGGAGGGAACCCCTGGGCGATTGCAGGAGTTTTTTGACTCCACTCAGGGTTAGTTTAACATCTCCAGCacacaaaacataaaaaacaccTGCTTGTCTGatagagaaaaagaaaatgtttagaGATGGTGTTATAACATCATTGGTGTccattttgtgtctttgcaggttgtTTCCAGCATCCGGATGTGCTCCAACTAGTCAGTGCTTTGAACGAAGAAAGGAAAAGTcacatgacagaaaaaaagaattcccAATCCACATGACACACATCCTAACTGCAATTGTTTTGCTCTTAATATCAGTAGAAACAATGCTCCATGCATCAGAAATGTTATGCTTGAAGAATGTTTTATTATAAAACGGGACCTGAGATGTACTCGATTCCAGCAGGACATACAAGAggggttttgttgttgttacgtTAAATGGTTCTTATTCTGAAAGCATGATAAAGGTTTAAAGCTGGATTGTAGTTTTGCAAATAAACATGGTTAATCTGTTACAACTTCTTTGAGCCTCCCAAAAATCTCTTGCTTTATCAGCATTATGAATACAGAAATGCATCCATTTGAAATAAGATTCTGTTGAACATTGTTTTCAACCTTATTTCCCCTTTGGCATGATTCAATTAGCTTAAAGGCTACATTAAATGTGTCTCATCCTGTGAGTCACAAGAGCATTTTGATGTCATTACAGGGGCACAAAATCCTTCAAATCAACAGCACATGGGCTGTTATTGAACTCGGAGTCACAGCTCATcacagagagagttatttacaCATTGCACAGCTCTCAGTGTTAGTTTAAATATACATCGGTATTCCACAAGGTTCATAATAGCCGACAAATATTACATGATAACGGTTTACCGTTTCTTTTTGCATGAAATTCAAAAGGTAGGAAGCCACCATTGCATTGTGGATTAGTGAAGAGGTTCAATTCTAGCACTTTCTGATGTTTATTATGCAAACTTGTATACCTCtcttaatataaatggattccATGATATAAAGCAAACGTGAATACTACTGTTAGTCTCCTACGGCCTCTCGGGCGTGTCTGTCAAGTTGTTTGTGGGTGTGTCTTGAGCGCTGGCTTTCGCTGTGGAAGAGAGGACCTCCTCGAAGCTTCCTCCTGTGCCGGGACCCCCAACTTTAGTCTTGGAAGTGTAAACGACAAAAAGTAGAGTTATGACGGACGCCATTGCATGAATAGGTTTTTGAcaattcattttcacatttgtacACACCTTGATGCTGGTGACTGTAGTCTCAACTTTCTCCTCAAAGGATCTGAAGCTGGGGGAGTTTCTTGAGAGAAAAGATACACATTTTAGttcatctgtttttttgttttctagcgCAATAAACAATTCTGTAACAAAAATGTGCCATTTGGTGTTAACCCAGCACTGGAATCTGATGTCACTACAAGTGCAGCATATGGACAAATACTATTATTTATGGGAGTTTGTAGTAAAGGGTAACATTTGCActcatacatgtacacatacagtATTGCTGTTAAAATTACCTCATGGCAGGCATGCTCATAGAGTGAGAGATGGAATAGCTGTGCGCAGAGAGAGGAGTTAATGTTTAGCTCAGCTCGCATCATCAAGGTCAGCAGTTAGTAGACTATAAAAAGATTGACTTATGCACATAGAGGGAGAtcaggacaaaatataattcactttttaaacttattttccACTAAATGTATTCATACATGAAATATTTCTTCTTTTCTATTATCTTAAACATTGGCTGTCATAGATGTTCAATTATGACACTAAAATTATAAAACGTATTCTTGTAATTTTTTCGTCATTTTACTGAGAAAGCGATGCATGAAAACTTAACGCCTAACTCAAATTTGACAATAGAGAAATCCtcataacttgaaaaaaatgacaaagtcgggCACTGAAGTGAAAGTACTAGCAATATATTCTATTATTTTATAGCAACTGCATGTTCTTACCCAATAGAGCCAGTCCTTGGGAGCGTGCAATATAAagcaaaatgtaaatattgtatggaaggcgagaaaatataaaacattagaGGTATGTCAACTTTGAGCACAGCAAGGAAGCGGCAGAAATGGACAATCGCAAAgcagcatacacacacacacagtcttgTGGGAGTTTTAAACGAATAAAATGATTTCGATATGACTTTGGTTATATTGTAGTTAATAACTAATCATGTTGCGTGCTTCTGGTTTGTCAATGGTGATTAAATATGAAACGTCAAgtct contains:
- the cenpw gene encoding centromere protein W; this encodes MLDKAPRIKQTVKSKMKGHVNVRMASEAMLELVTLLFLNNLAQEARTKAFEEKSTIIRAHHVKAVAKKVLKSARG
- the hddc2 gene encoding 5'-deoxynucleotidase HDDC2; its protein translation is MAAPTDNMKMLQFLKLIGQLKRVPRTGWVYRNVKDPESVSDHMYRMALMSLLITDPTVDKDKCIKLALVHDMAECIVGDLTPSDNVSKDEKHRREEAAMKQLSSLTPDNLGQEIFALWEEYEHKSSAEAKLVKEFDRLEMILQAHEYEELEGTPGRLQEFFDSTQGCFQHPDVLQLVSALNEERKSHMTEKKNSQST